GTCTTCCGAGCGATCCTTTAGGCCAACACCCGACAACTTAAGTCGATCAGCTTCGCGAATCAGATAGAGCAGCCTTTGGCTGGCATCCTCGAAAGAAAGCCCTGCCGGGCGCACGTTGGAAATGCAGTTTCGTTGGGCATCAGACAGGGCCCTTTGGGGATTGAACGACAGGTAAATGCCGAGGCTGTCCGGAGAACTGAGCCCCGGCCGTTCGCCGATGACAATGACGACCATGCGGGCGTTCAGTGCGGCAGCAACTTCATCCCCTACGGCAACCCGCCCCTGTTGAACCACGGTAAGAGGGGCTAGTTTCCATTTCAGGTTGAGCACCCCCATGTTCCTAAGAAAGTGGTCAAGAAACGGCGCCGCATGGTTCTGAATCGCTGCGGATGACAAACCGTCTGCAACCACGATTGCAATGTCGAATTGGGCGGCGTCAGCGCTGGTCTGATCCCGCAATTGCTTTTTGCTAGGCTCTGATAACTGCCTGCCTAAATCCGGTCGCTGAAGATAAATGAACCGGTCATCGGCCCTGCTGTGAAGCTTCAGTGGATAGCCTAAGGCAGCTGTATGTTCAAAACTGCCAAGGCCTATTGCCAGCTGGTCCACATCGAGCGGGAAGTGCACCGCGTCTCTTGCCTGGGCATGTGCCAGCTGAAAGGCAAGCAGTTCCGAGGTTGGCAAGCTTACACCGGCGCGGCCCAAACCGATTCGTGCATCTGTGTAGCGACGCAATGTACGCCATGCGTTTCCAGTGACAGGTGATTTTTTGTCGTTACTCATCGTCAGGCCCCGTGGTCAGTCGTTTCAGGCTTTTCCGAAACAAAGCAGGTAATTCGGCGCTCGGACGATGTGTAGATGCATCCTCAAAGATGTTCATGCGTGCTAGCCATTCCGCAAATTCGGGGGCAGGTTTCAGGTCCAGAACGCGGCGGGCGTATAGAGCATCGTGGAAGGAGGTTGTCTGATAATTCAGCATGATGTCGTCCGACCCCGGAATGCCCATGATGAAATTACAGCCTGCCACGCCCAGCAACGTCAGCAGGTTGTCCATATCGTTCTGTTCGGCTTCCGCGTGGTTGGTATAGCAGATGTCGCAGCCCATCGGAACGCCCAGCAACTTACCGCAAAAATGGTCTTCCAGGCCGGCGCGGATGATCTCTTTGCCATCAAACAGGTACTCCGGGCCGATAAACCCGACTACGGTATTCACCAACAGTGGGTTGAACTGTCTTGCCACACCGTAGGCGCGGGCCTCACAGGTTTGCTGGTCAACACCGTGATGGGCATTGGCGGAGAGCGAACTTCCCTGACCCGTCTCAAAATACATCACGTTCTGGCCAACGGTGCCGCGGTTCAGGGATAGCGCAGCCTGTCTGGCCTCTTCCAGAGTGCTGAGGTCAAAACCAAAACTGGTGTTTGTCGCTTGCGTGCCACCGATGGACTGGAAAACCAGATCCACAGGCGCACCCTTATCAATCGCTTCCAGCGTGTTGGTTACATGGGTGAGGACACAGGATTGGGTTGGAATATCGTACTTGCGAATAACCTCGTCCATCATTCGCAGTAATTTTATGGCCTGGGCCACGTTGTCCGTGGCCGGATTAATACCAATGACCGCATCACCACTGCCGTAAAGCAGCCCGTCGAGGATGCTGGCTGCAATACCGGCCATATCATCGGTCGGATGGTTGGGTTGCAGCCGGGTGGAGAAATGACCCGGTAACCCGATGGTGTTGCGAAATGCTGTGGCTACCGTGCATTTTCGCGCCACCAGGATCAAATCCTGATTGCGCATCAGTTTGCTGACCGCAGCGACCATCTCCGGAGTCAGGCCTGGTGCCAGGGCTGAAACGACCTCTGGCGTAGCCTGATCACTGAGTAGCCAGTTCCTGAAATCGCCAACCGACAGATGCGACACTGCCTGAAAGGCCTTCGTGTCATGCCCGTCAATAATCAGTCTTGTGACTTCATCGGATTCATAGGGGATCAGTGCCTCGGACAGGAATGCTTTCAGGGGCAAGTCTGCCAGCCGCATCTGAGCCACCACTCGCTCTTCTGCCGAGCGCGCGGCCACGCCAGCTAGCCGGTCACCGGAACGCGCTGGTGTGGCTTTGGCCATCAGATCTGCCAGATCCCGAAAATGCCAGGTTCTGCCAGCAAGAATATAGGAGTACTTGTGGTTCATGCTTTCGTGCCTTGAGCCGCGGGAGAAGCGACAATCCAACATCATTCAAGCATAAAAAGGCCCCCTCTTTCCGGGGTCTTAACAGCAACGCGCGAAACACTAGAGGATCTCTGGATGTTCGCTTTGCGACCATTCCGGTCTAAAACCGGGAACAACTTTTCATAAATTACTCGAACAGTAAAAGGCTGGAGAGCGCCGCTCTAATTTTCGACGCCCTACCTAGATCATTGCTTTTTCTTTGCCCTTTTCCACACGGTAAGGCAGAGAGCAACTGCAATACCCGCCGCAAACAAATACTCCACATGCAGCACATCCCCAATCGCTTCATGCCCAGGATGCGCAAGCGCCGTAGTGGTAGCCGACAGCAGAGCGGCAGTCAGGCCAACTTTCTTTAGCTGTTTCATAAGATATTCTCCGTTATCTATTGAAGTCTGAATCTTTGACTTAGGCGGTTTCAGCCACTTTTCCCGGCCGTCTGTCCGGCAACATGCCCTGCTCCAGAATGAAGCTGATGACGGTTTCCAGCCCTACCCCGTCGTACAGGTTGGTAAACACAAACGGCCGCTCACCACGCATTTTTTTGCTGTCGCGGTCCATTACGTCCAGGGAGGCGTGCACCTGCTCTGCAATGTCGATCTTGTTGATGATCAGCAGGTCGGATTTGGTGATTCCAGGGCCGCCTTTGCGTGGGATCTTGTCGCCGGCGGAGACGTCAATCACGTAGAGGGTCAGGTCGCTCAGTTCCGGGCTGAATGTGGCGGAGAGGTTGTCGCCGCCGGATTCCACCAGCACCAGTTCCAGATTGGGGTGGCGGCTTTGCAGGTCGTCGATGGCGGCCAGGTTCATACTGGCATCCTCGCGTATTGCTGTATGCGGGCAGCCGCCGGTTTCTACGCCCAGGATGCGGTCGGCTGGCAGGGCATCGTGTTTCAGGAGGAAGTCGGCGTCTTCCCTGGTGTAGATGTCGTTGGTGACTACGGCGATGTCGTAGTGGTCTTTCAGAGCGCTGCACAGCTGGCGCAGAAGCGCTGTTTTACCGGAGCCCACCGGGCCACCGACTCCAACTCTCAAGCAATGTGTCATCTTATTTCTCCTCTTGTTTGTCTTGCTCCGTGGAGGTCGGCAAGTAGGACACCCTTTTTGAAAAACGCTACAAGCACATCCCTGTGCGCTTGGGCTCCGCCATCCATGGCTCCGCACATTTTCAAAAAGGGTGTCCTACTCGCCTCCCCGGTCTTCGGAGTTGTCTTCTAATTCGTTTTCTTTAGCTTCTAAACAGTCTTGAGTACTGTGTTTCGTGTTGGGCGCTACCAAGCGCCAGGCCCGGAATGATCGGGCCGAGGTCCGGGTTATTCATCTGCAATGCGTTATCCACCGCTTTCACCAGTTCCGGGCGCAGTTGTTCCGTCAGCCGCTGGGCGGCGGTGTGGCCGAGGGGCATGGCTTTGCAGGCGACGGCAAGCTGGTTTTCCAGCCAGGCCCAGGCGAAGCCCAGCAGCGCCTGGCGGTCGGGGACCGCGCGTAAGTGGGCGGCCCAGGCGAAGACGGTGACGTAGCCGGGTTCTTCGGGCATCAGGCCGTCTGGTGGCAGCAGGTTCAGGCTGTTCAGCAGGCGCACCAGGGCGCTGCCCAGGCGCAGGTCTTCGTCGCTGAGTTCGGCGGTTTCCCGGGTGGCGTGTAGCCAGGCGTTCCACTGGGCCAGTGCATCTGCGTCTTCCTCTGCCCAAGCCCGTTTCAGGCGCAGCAGCAGGGGCAGTTCGCAACGGGTCAGGCCGTCTTCCAGTACGCCTTCGAGCCATTGTCCCAGCTGTTTTTCATTGTTCACCCAGCCCAGTTCAAAGGCGCTTTCCAGCCCCTGGGACCAGGCGAAGGCGCCGATGGGCAGTGCGGGGCTGACCAGTTGCATCAGTCCCAGTAGGGCCATGTCGTTGACGCTGGTCTGAGGGTTTTCAGCTTGCATGGCCATGCCCCTTGTGGCGTGCGTGGCTGTGCGAATGGCTATGGGATTCACTGTGGGAATGGCTGTGGCTGTGGCCGTCTGCATGACCGTGGGAATGTCCCTGCCCCGCCTGGGCGTAGGCGCCGGATTCCGGGTCGAAAGGGGCCTGGTGGTGGATCAGGGTGGCGCCCAGGCGCTCTGCCAGCTCTTCCAGCACGTGGTCCGGCGGGAATC
This DNA window, taken from Marinobacter halotolerans, encodes the following:
- the eutC gene encoding ethanolamine ammonia-lyase subunit EutC — translated: MSNDKKSPVTGNAWRTLRRYTDARIGLGRAGVSLPTSELLAFQLAHAQARDAVHFPLDVDQLAIGLGSFEHTAALGYPLKLHSRADDRFIYLQRPDLGRQLSEPSKKQLRDQTSADAAQFDIAIVVADGLSSAAIQNHAAPFLDHFLRNMGVLNLKWKLAPLTVVQQGRVAVGDEVAAALNARMVVIVIGERPGLSSPDSLGIYLSFNPQRALSDAQRNCISNVRPAGLSFEDASQRLLYLIREADRLKLSGVGLKDRSEDVLVEGGSFHPDRSIL
- a CDS encoding ethanolamine ammonia-lyase subunit EutB — protein: MNHKYSYILAGRTWHFRDLADLMAKATPARSGDRLAGVAARSAEERVVAQMRLADLPLKAFLSEALIPYESDEVTRLIIDGHDTKAFQAVSHLSVGDFRNWLLSDQATPEVVSALAPGLTPEMVAAVSKLMRNQDLILVARKCTVATAFRNTIGLPGHFSTRLQPNHPTDDMAGIAASILDGLLYGSGDAVIGINPATDNVAQAIKLLRMMDEVIRKYDIPTQSCVLTHVTNTLEAIDKGAPVDLVFQSIGGTQATNTSFGFDLSTLEEARQAALSLNRGTVGQNVMYFETGQGSSLSANAHHGVDQQTCEARAYGVARQFNPLLVNTVVGFIGPEYLFDGKEIIRAGLEDHFCGKLLGVPMGCDICYTNHAEAEQNDMDNLLTLLGVAGCNFIMGIPGSDDIMLNYQTTSFHDALYARRVLDLKPAPEFAEWLARMNIFEDASTHRPSAELPALFRKSLKRLTTGPDDE
- the ureG gene encoding urease accessory protein UreG yields the protein MTHCLRVGVGGPVGSGKTALLRQLCSALKDHYDIAVVTNDIYTREDADFLLKHDALPADRILGVETGGCPHTAIREDASMNLAAIDDLQSRHPNLELVLVESGGDNLSATFSPELSDLTLYVIDVSAGDKIPRKGGPGITKSDLLIINKIDIAEQVHASLDVMDRDSKKMRGERPFVFTNLYDGVGLETVISFILEQGMLPDRRPGKVAETA
- a CDS encoding urease accessory protein UreF; translation: MQAENPQTSVNDMALLGLMQLVSPALPIGAFAWSQGLESAFELGWVNNEKQLGQWLEGVLEDGLTRCELPLLLRLKRAWAEEDADALAQWNAWLHATRETAELSDEDLRLGSALVRLLNSLNLLPPDGLMPEEPGYVTVFAWAAHLRAVPDRQALLGFAWAWLENQLAVACKAMPLGHTAAQRLTEQLRPELVKAVDNALQMNNPDLGPIIPGLALGSAQHETQYSRLFRS